A window of Nocardiopsis sp. Huas11 genomic DNA:
CCGGTCGTAGTCGTTGGAGACCAGGTGCCCGCTGGGGATGTCGACCAGCCCCGGCACACTGACACCGCCGGTGTACTCGGGATCACGCGCCAGGTAGGCCTCCCGCAGGGCGTGGATGCCCAGGACCGGGTCCCGGTCGCCGGGGCTGCCGGTCTCCTCGGTGAACACCCAGTGGGGGTCGCCGTCGATGATCTCCTGGCGGGGGTCGGTGACGGCCAGCGAGACCGCCTCCTCCAAACCCATGAGGCGACGGGTGATGACGACCCGGTGCGCCCACGGACAGGCCCGGTTGATGACCAGCCGGTAGCGCCCCGGTTCGGCGGTCCGCTCGAACCGTCCGTCCGCGGTGACCCTGTCGGCGAACGCCGCCGGGTCCCTGGTGATCTCCTCGGTGGGGATCTTGTTGGCCCTCATCCCTGGCTCCTCCCGTACGGCCGACGCTCGGTGCCCGCGCGTCGGCGATCGGTGTTCGCCCGGCCATGCTATCGAGCACTCCGCCGCTTCCCCGGGCAACGACCTGCTCAACCCGGCAGGAGCTCCTGCGTGCCGATCACCCGGAGCAGTTCGAGCTTCTCGGCCGAGTCGGTGTCCGGAACGGGAGAGAACCAGAGCAGCCGCTGCCGGCCGTCCTCGCTGAGCAGGTGCAGGCAGTTGAGCTCGATCTCGCCGACGCGGGGGTGGCGGATGCGCTTGCGGTCGTCGCGGCGCACGGCCACGTCGTGCCGGGCCCAGAGTTCGGCGAACTCGCCGCTGCGGTCGAGCAGGTCGGCCACCAGGTCGGCGGCCTCGCGGTCCTTCGCGTCCCGGCGGGCCACGGCCGCGCGCAGATCCGCGGCGAAGGACCGTGAGTGCCGCGGGTGGTCCTCCTCGGGATAGATGTCGCGGGCCGAGGGGTCGGTGAACCAGCGGTGGACGAAGCTCGCCGCCATTCCGGTCCGGGGCGCGAAGTCTCCGAGGAGGGCGCGGGCCATGGTGTTCTGCACCAGCGGGACGTGGATGTCGGTGATCACCCGCGCCGGTGTGCCGTCGAGCCGGTCGAGGAGGTCCCGCATGCCGGGATGGACGTGCGACGCGGGCCCGCCCTCGCGCGGCAGCGGCCGGCCCGCCAGGTGGTACAGGTGGTCGCGCTCGTCGCGGGAGAGCCGCAGTGCGCGGGCGAGCGCGGCGATCATCTGCTCGGACGGCTGCGATCCCGCACCGCGTTCGAGCTCGATGTAGTACTCGACCGACGCCCCCGCGAGCTGGGCGACCTCGTCGCGCCGCAGGCCCGGCACCCGTCGGCGGGGACCGAGGGGCAGGCCGACGTCGCCGGGCCGGATGCGGGCGCGGCGCGAGCTGAGGAACGCGCCGAGTTCGGTGAGGTCCATGCGTCCAGTCTTCTCCCTGTGCGGATGGTTAGCCAGGGGACGGCATCCCCTGGGTGATCGCCGTCTGCCACCGCGGCCCGCCGGCGCGCAGACTTGGGGCCATGACAGACAACACTCCTACTCCTGCCGGCGCTTCCGCCACGAGCCCGGACCACACCGACGAGACGGCGCGGCCCCGGACGGCGATCGTGACCGGCGGGTCGCGCGGCATCGGCCGCGCGGTCGTGGCCCGGCTCGCGAGGGACGGATACGCGATCGTCATCGGGTTCGGCGGCAACCGCGAGGCCGCCGAGGAATCGCTCGCCGCCGCCGAGGCCGCCGGGGCCCGCGCCGTCCTGGCGCAGGCCGACATCGCGGACGAACAGCAGGTGGCCGCGATGTTCGATGCCGCGGAGCGGGCGTTCGGCGGCATCGACGTGATCGTGCACGCGGCGGGGAAGATGACCCTGTCGACCATCGCCGACCTGGACCTGGACGACCTCGACGACCTGCACCGCACGAACATCCGGGGCACGTTCGTCGTCGCCCGCGAGGCGGCGCGCCGGCTGCGGCCGGGCGGTGCGCTGCTGACCTTCTCGACGTCCGTGCTCGGGACCTCGTTCGAGC
This region includes:
- a CDS encoding SDR family oxidoreductase codes for the protein MTDNTPTPAGASATSPDHTDETARPRTAIVTGGSRGIGRAVVARLARDGYAIVIGFGGNREAAEESLAAAEAAGARAVLAQADIADEQQVAAMFDAAERAFGGIDVIVHAAGKMTLSTIADLDLDDLDDLHRTNIRGTFVVAREAARRLRPGGALLTFSTSVLGTSFERYGAYAAAKGAVEALTLILARELRGRDVTVNTVAPGPTVTELFLEGKDDVLLERLAKASPLERLGQPADVAELVAFLASPAGHWVNGQTVRVNGGLV
- a CDS encoding helix-turn-helix transcriptional regulator, whose translation is MDLTELGAFLSSRRARIRPGDVGLPLGPRRRVPGLRRDEVAQLAGASVEYYIELERGAGSQPSEQMIAALARALRLSRDERDHLYHLAGRPLPREGGPASHVHPGMRDLLDRLDGTPARVITDIHVPLVQNTMARALLGDFAPRTGMAASFVHRWFTDPSARDIYPEEDHPRHSRSFAADLRAAVARRDAKDREAADLVADLLDRSGEFAELWARHDVAVRRDDRKRIRHPRVGEIELNCLHLLSEDGRQRLLWFSPVPDTDSAEKLELLRVIGTQELLPG